Proteins encoded within one genomic window of Prauserella marina:
- a CDS encoding saccharopine dehydrogenase family protein, protein MRIAVYGASGYQARLVLTELSRRNIDVVLAGRDADRLGKAAAATGLLMSPRRVADLGDHDALVASLAGCDAVVNCAGPFTATGHTVVRAAIAAGCHYVDTAGEQFYLKTIFDTFAAKAEHAGVTIVPATNDGCLPCDLIAHLMAEEVPSLDEITVSHLITGGGAPSRGSLRSALRTVDSLVSGGLTYERGEWHTGIPARRGSVVFPGVPEPVDMAQLPLAEVVTIPRHVRANRVESLVEASFSARLSAPLTTTTIDALPEGPTDEERRAQRFSYLVDATTPGGHVVRGLVQGTDTYGTTAIIAVEAARRLAAHGAEPGVLAPAQAYDAAGFLGFLTGHGLHWDISPRK, encoded by the coding sequence GTGCGCATCGCCGTCTACGGAGCCAGCGGCTACCAGGCAAGACTTGTGCTCACCGAATTGTCCCGCCGGAACATCGACGTGGTACTCGCGGGCAGGGACGCCGACCGTCTCGGCAAAGCCGCGGCGGCGACTGGCCTCCTCATGAGTCCGCGGCGTGTCGCCGACCTCGGCGATCACGACGCACTCGTGGCGAGCCTGGCCGGCTGCGACGCGGTCGTCAATTGTGCCGGGCCGTTCACCGCCACCGGACATACCGTGGTCCGCGCCGCGATCGCCGCGGGCTGCCACTACGTCGACACGGCGGGAGAACAGTTCTACCTCAAGACCATCTTCGACACGTTCGCGGCCAAGGCCGAACACGCCGGGGTGACCATCGTGCCTGCCACCAATGACGGCTGCCTTCCCTGCGACCTGATCGCACACCTGATGGCCGAGGAAGTCCCTTCGCTCGACGAGATCACCGTCAGCCACCTGATCACCGGCGGCGGTGCACCGTCGCGGGGGTCATTGCGATCGGCACTGCGGACCGTCGACTCGTTGGTCAGCGGCGGACTCACCTACGAACGCGGCGAGTGGCACACCGGCATTCCCGCCCGCCGCGGCTCCGTCGTCTTTCCCGGCGTCCCGGAGCCCGTCGACATGGCCCAGTTGCCCCTCGCCGAGGTCGTCACCATCCCCCGGCATGTGCGCGCCAACCGAGTGGAAAGCCTCGTCGAAGCGAGTTTCAGCGCGCGGTTGAGCGCCCCGCTCACCACGACGACCATCGACGCCCTGCCGGAAGGACCCACCGACGAAGAGCGCCGTGCCCAGCGGTTCAGCTACCTCGTCGATGCCACGACCCCCGGCGGTCACGTCGTCCGGGGGCTCGTCCAGGGCACCGACACCTACGGCACAACGGCGATCATCGCGGTCGAGGCGGCCCGCAGGCTCGCCGCCCACGGCGCCGAGCCCGGCGTACTGGCTCCCGCCCAGGCATACGACGCGGCCGGGTTTCTCGGATTTCTGACCGGCCACGGACTTCATTGGGACATCAGTCCGCGGAAGTAG
- a CDS encoding AraC family transcriptional regulator gives MDVLSDAVTAMRTGRPHSARVRHRAPFGRWFPRVAGAGFHVVLQGNCWLVPAEGDPMGIAEGDIVFLPRGREHGLADSPSTPLDEQTASLTEIRTGDGDEAADTVMVCGAYLLDQTRPHPLFGELPDVIRLSARAGRYPALRATLDLLDLELERVRPGSEAMLPALLDLLLLHGLRAWLGEQTSAGGWVAALRDPAVATALDALHRQPSRQWTVAKLGSLSGLSRATFANRFSTLVGRPPLTYLTWWRLTLAARMLRETDLPLSTVARKIGYASEFAFAHAFKRQYGVPPGRFRRGALARNSERIPEPDDGSRWTR, from the coding sequence GTGGATGTGCTCTCCGACGCGGTCACGGCGATGCGTACCGGCCGCCCGCATTCCGCGCGCGTGCGGCACAGGGCTCCGTTCGGCCGCTGGTTTCCTCGCGTGGCCGGAGCCGGATTTCACGTTGTACTACAAGGGAATTGCTGGCTCGTTCCGGCTGAGGGGGATCCGATGGGTATCGCGGAAGGCGATATCGTGTTCCTGCCGAGGGGACGCGAGCACGGGCTCGCCGATTCGCCGTCCACACCGCTGGACGAGCAAACCGCGTCGCTGACCGAGATCCGTACCGGCGACGGCGACGAGGCGGCGGACACGGTCATGGTCTGTGGCGCGTATTTACTGGATCAGACACGCCCACATCCGCTGTTCGGCGAGCTTCCCGACGTGATTCGCCTTTCGGCGCGAGCGGGGCGGTATCCGGCGCTTCGCGCGACACTGGACCTGCTCGACCTCGAACTGGAACGGGTTCGCCCTGGCTCCGAAGCGATGCTTCCGGCACTGCTGGATCTCCTCCTGCTGCACGGTCTGCGGGCCTGGCTCGGCGAGCAGACCAGTGCCGGTGGCTGGGTCGCGGCCCTTCGCGATCCGGCGGTCGCCACCGCGCTCGACGCGCTGCACCGGCAGCCGAGTCGACAGTGGACGGTCGCGAAGCTGGGTTCGCTGTCCGGATTGTCGCGCGCGACCTTCGCAAACCGGTTCAGCACGTTGGTCGGGAGACCGCCGCTCACCTACCTGACGTGGTGGCGGCTGACGCTGGCCGCACGGATGCTACGTGAAACGGATCTACCGCTGTCGACGGTTGCCAGAAAAATCGGCTACGCCTCGGAATTCGCGTTCGCTCATGCCTTCAAGCGCCAGTACGGCGTGCCACCGGGCCGGTTCCGGCGAGGTGCGCTCGCGCGAAACAGCGAGCGAATTCCCGAGCCTGACGACGGGTCAAGGTGGACGCGGTGA
- a CDS encoding aminotransferase class I/II-fold pyridoxal phosphate-dependent enzyme — protein sequence MTEVAGRRPPITGASAGEISDSVRDLVNTGLLRPGDPVPPIRDLANTLGVHRNTVAAAYRILVAAGVAETRGRRGTVITSLPDLAGEAVVNTALADLSSGNPDPALLPDITAALSGLDYRMRLYGSPAVDPGLARWASDSLTPDVGRAFEVSVTHGAVDAVERLLTTHLTRGDLVALEDPCFYASEGTVRLNGFRAAPFAVDAEGPEPRALRAALDAGARAILFTPRAHNPTGVSLTAERARKLRAVLRRYPQVLVIEDDHLSAISRHPYHRICPPTTRRWALVRSVAKFLGPDLRVAVVASDEETADRLGRRLRPGVTWVSHLLQRLVANLLESDAVAGQLDHARDTYAERVDTLRAELADVGIGTPFPSDGFNVWVPVPGDSAATVAVLRDNGWSVRDGAPFLALANGTSSGIRVTASTLTRRQAREFARCFARAHLAGTGPVARRTGA from the coding sequence GTGACAGAAGTGGCCGGGCGGCGCCCGCCGATCACAGGCGCGTCGGCTGGCGAGATCTCCGACAGTGTGCGCGACCTGGTCAACACCGGCCTGCTGCGGCCAGGTGATCCGGTCCCGCCGATCCGCGATCTCGCCAATACTCTCGGAGTCCATCGCAACACCGTGGCGGCCGCCTACCGGATACTGGTCGCCGCGGGCGTCGCCGAAACCCGGGGGCGGCGCGGCACCGTCATCACCTCGCTGCCCGACCTGGCGGGCGAGGCGGTCGTGAACACGGCGCTCGCGGATCTCTCAAGCGGCAATCCCGATCCCGCCCTGCTTCCCGACATCACGGCTGCTCTGTCCGGTCTCGACTACCGGATGCGGCTCTACGGAAGCCCTGCCGTCGATCCGGGACTGGCTCGATGGGCAAGCGACTCGCTCACACCCGACGTCGGTCGTGCCTTCGAAGTCTCGGTCACCCATGGCGCCGTCGATGCCGTCGAGCGGTTGCTCACCACGCATCTCACGCGTGGCGACCTGGTCGCCTTGGAGGATCCGTGCTTCTACGCGAGCGAGGGGACGGTGCGGCTCAACGGATTCCGCGCGGCTCCCTTCGCCGTCGACGCCGAAGGTCCTGAGCCGCGCGCCTTGCGGGCCGCGCTGGACGCGGGCGCGAGGGCCATCCTTTTCACCCCCAGGGCACACAACCCGACCGGTGTGAGCCTCACGGCCGAGCGGGCACGGAAACTCAGGGCGGTGTTACGGCGCTATCCCCAGGTACTGGTGATCGAAGACGACCATTTATCCGCGATCTCCCGCCATCCTTATCACCGGATCTGCCCTCCGACGACGCGGCGGTGGGCCCTCGTGCGGTCGGTGGCGAAGTTCCTCGGGCCGGACCTTCGAGTCGCCGTCGTCGCATCCGACGAGGAAACGGCCGACCGACTGGGAAGGCGATTGCGACCTGGCGTCACCTGGGTGAGTCATCTTCTCCAGCGGCTCGTGGCGAATCTGCTCGAATCAGATGCCGTCGCCGGGCAACTGGATCACGCGAGGGACACCTACGCCGAGCGGGTCGACACGCTGCGAGCCGAATTGGCCGACGTGGGAATCGGCACCCCGTTCCCCTCCGACGGGTTCAACGTCTGGGTGCCAGTGCCGGGTGATTCCGCCGCCACGGTCGCGGTGTTGCGCGACAACGGCTGGTCAGTAAGGGACGGTGCGCCGTTTCTGGCCCTGGCGAACGGAACCTCCTCCGGGATCCGCGTCACCGCGTCCACCTTGACCCGTCGTCAGGCTCGGGAATTCGCTCGCTGTTTCGCGCGAGCGCACCTCGCCGGAACCGGCCCGGTGGCACGCCGTACTGGCGCTTGA
- a CDS encoding dihydrodipicolinate synthase family protein has translation MFTGLSAFPLSPVAEESIDEPAFAGLVSRLHLAGVDSIGALGSTGSYAYLSGEQRKRIAELAVDAAEGTPVLVGIGALRTVDVLRHAEDAQNAGASAVLLAPVSYQPLTDDEVYGLYADVTARLSVPLCVYDNPGTTRFTFSDELHGRIAELPNVASVKIPATPEDQGEARARVRNLRRHVPGHVSLGVSGDSAGAGGLLAGCEAWYSVLGGLWPGVCLRITRAAQRGDADEARRLSGLLTPIWTLFGRYGSVRVVAAIADHMGLTGSLNLPRPLRELAGEERTQVEDAVRTVLPAVEN, from the coding sequence GTGTTCACCGGTCTCAGCGCGTTTCCACTCAGTCCGGTGGCCGAGGAATCGATCGACGAACCGGCCTTCGCCGGCCTCGTGTCCCGGCTTCACCTCGCCGGTGTCGACTCCATCGGGGCACTGGGCTCGACGGGCAGTTACGCCTATCTCAGTGGTGAACAGCGCAAGCGGATCGCCGAGCTCGCCGTCGACGCGGCGGAGGGCACTCCCGTGCTCGTCGGCATCGGCGCGTTGCGGACCGTGGACGTGCTGAGGCACGCCGAGGACGCCCAGAACGCTGGCGCGAGCGCGGTGTTGCTCGCTCCCGTGTCCTATCAGCCACTCACCGACGACGAGGTCTACGGGCTCTACGCCGATGTGACGGCGCGGCTTTCGGTGCCGTTGTGCGTCTACGACAACCCCGGCACCACTCGGTTCACCTTCAGCGACGAGCTCCACGGCCGCATCGCGGAATTGCCGAACGTCGCGTCGGTGAAGATCCCGGCGACGCCGGAGGATCAGGGGGAAGCTCGCGCGCGAGTGCGGAACCTGCGGCGGCACGTTCCCGGACACGTCAGCCTCGGGGTCAGTGGGGACTCGGCTGGGGCTGGCGGCCTGCTCGCGGGCTGCGAAGCCTGGTACAGCGTGCTCGGCGGGTTGTGGCCTGGGGTGTGTCTCAGGATCACGCGGGCGGCCCAGCGGGGCGATGCCGACGAGGCTCGCCGCTTGTCCGGTTTGCTCACTCCGATATGGACACTCTTCGGCAGGTACGGCAGCGTCCGGGTGGTCGCCGCGATCGCCGACCACATGGGACTCACCGGTTCCCTGAATCTGCCTCGTCCGCTCCGGGAACTCGCGGGCGAGGAGCGGACACAGGTCGAGGACGCGGTCCGGACTGTCCTGCCCGCTGTCGAGAACTGA
- a CDS encoding MOSC domain-containing protein, translated as MNAWSGEVRAVYATEAAGAEMRELASGHLVAGVGLAGDRYALGTGLYSPKWHPDRQLTVIAKEVIDDVAVALGKPVDGVELRRNVVTHGVPLNSLVGIRFAVGETILYGGRLNVPCRYLERLTGKKVYSPLLGRSGLNCRILRGGTIRAGDVVRPLSTAEAAEVPFEEIG; from the coding sequence ATGAACGCATGGAGCGGGGAAGTCCGGGCGGTCTACGCGACCGAGGCCGCGGGGGCCGAGATGCGCGAGCTGGCCTCGGGACACCTGGTTGCCGGTGTCGGCCTGGCCGGGGACAGATACGCGCTCGGTACCGGCCTGTACTCACCCAAGTGGCATCCCGACCGGCAGCTTACGGTGATTGCCAAGGAAGTGATCGACGACGTCGCCGTCGCGCTCGGCAAGCCGGTGGACGGCGTCGAGCTGCGGCGCAACGTCGTCACTCACGGGGTACCGCTCAACTCGCTGGTGGGAATCCGGTTCGCGGTGGGGGAGACGATCCTCTACGGCGGCAGGCTCAACGTTCCGTGCCGGTATCTGGAACGGCTGACCGGCAAGAAGGTGTACTCGCCGCTGCTCGGCCGCTCGGGGCTCAACTGCCGGATCCTGCGTGGCGGCACCATTCGTGCCGGTGACGTCGTGCGTCCTCTCAGCACAGCCGAGGCGGCCGAGGTTCCCTTCGAGGAAATCGGGTAA
- a CDS encoding RidA family protein → MIHPELAGLPVPQPQGHYQPVRRNGGVVATAGMTPRLRGEMRHPGRVGADVTIDDAREAARVSVRNALMALTIEDESLQRVRILRMTVYVAAAEGFADHSFVADAASDVLIQVLGERGRCARSAVGVATLPGNACIEIELTATLD, encoded by the coding sequence ATGATCCATCCCGAATTGGCCGGGCTGCCCGTTCCACAACCGCAAGGGCACTATCAGCCCGTTCGGCGCAACGGCGGAGTCGTCGCGACGGCCGGTATGACGCCTCGATTGCGGGGCGAGATGCGCCACCCGGGCCGGGTCGGCGCCGACGTCACCATCGACGATGCCAGGGAAGCGGCACGCGTTTCGGTCCGCAACGCGCTCATGGCGCTCACGATCGAAGATGAATCACTGCAACGGGTTCGGATCCTCCGGATGACCGTCTACGTCGCGGCCGCCGAGGGGTTCGCCGATCATTCCTTCGTCGCCGACGCGGCCTCCGACGTGCTCATTCAGGTACTGGGCGAGCGCGGCAGGTGTGCCCGTTCGGCCGTCGGCGTCGCCACGCTGCCGGGGAACGCGTGCATCGAGATCGAACTGACGGCGACCCTCGACTGA
- a CDS encoding allophanate hydrolase produces MSSGTSTATIVEATFATLQDEGRPSGASWGIAANGALDQFSYHYGNALVGNQVSVPSLETVMTDLAVAFSDEVIVAVTGASAEVTVGGLPARMNQALVVPAGGELAVRDIRDGVRCYVSIFGGFGELGGGRAFLGSVAPDRTLRYGLDLVAGLTLGCGPAGRLDVSGREYPFPVLSPPRPQSPAAGELGVLPGENRDLFERDADDIFDGDYVMTDKTDAVGSRLEGRIPRRRDTAEILSRALPIGSIEVPGGKELLVLNRGRGLSAGYPVVGVICTSSMNVLSQTRPGAAIRFVPITVAAARRLRSREAEIIQSARERMTRILDTPRVAGAATNDHKAGKR; encoded by the coding sequence GTGTCGAGCGGGACTAGCACGGCCACCATCGTCGAGGCCACATTCGCGACGCTACAGGACGAGGGGCGCCCATCAGGTGCCTCGTGGGGCATCGCGGCCAACGGGGCGCTCGACCAGTTTTCCTATCACTACGGCAACGCTCTCGTGGGAAACCAGGTCAGTGTGCCGTCGCTGGAAACGGTGATGACGGATCTGGCCGTCGCGTTCAGCGACGAGGTGATCGTGGCCGTCACCGGCGCGTCAGCCGAGGTGACGGTCGGCGGGCTTCCGGCACGAATGAACCAGGCACTCGTCGTACCGGCCGGTGGCGAACTGGCGGTACGGGACATCAGGGACGGGGTCCGGTGCTACGTCAGCATTTTCGGCGGATTCGGCGAACTCGGCGGCGGGCGCGCGTTTCTGGGCAGCGTCGCGCCTGACCGGACCCTGCGATACGGCCTCGATCTCGTCGCGGGGCTCACTCTGGGCTGCGGTCCCGCCGGTCGTCTCGACGTCTCCGGCAGGGAGTACCCGTTTCCCGTCCTCTCCCCTCCCCGCCCGCAGTCACCTGCCGCAGGAGAACTGGGCGTTCTTCCCGGCGAGAATCGCGACCTCTTCGAACGCGACGCCGATGACATCTTCGACGGCGATTACGTCATGACGGACAAGACCGACGCCGTGGGGTCCAGACTCGAAGGCCGGATTCCCCGGCGTCGCGACACGGCCGAGATCCTGTCGCGTGCCTTGCCGATCGGGTCCATCGAGGTTCCGGGCGGCAAGGAGCTACTGGTGTTGAACCGAGGTCGCGGACTGTCGGCCGGGTATCCCGTCGTCGGGGTCATCTGCACCTCGTCGATGAACGTACTCTCCCAAACCCGTCCCGGCGCGGCGATCCGCTTTGTCCCGATCACGGTCGCCGCCGCGCGAAGGCTGCGGTCGCGGGAGGCCGAGATCATTCAGTCGGCCCGCGAGAGAATGACGAGAATCCTCGATACCCCACGGGTCGCCGGAGCCGCGACCAACGATCACAAGGCAGGGAAAAGATGA
- a CDS encoding 5-oxoprolinase subunit B family protein, whose amino-acid sequence MESGVLITSQGDAAVRVRFTDDDAEQRWRNVRRLVANLDEVRLPAITGVAATYDSALVEFDSLSIRLEELEALLRYVSTRSSASPESTREPRYFRVPVRYGGEHGPDLAFVAQRLGKTEEELVALHSGTWYLIRCYGAPAASPMMDGLSGDISVPRRADPRVRVPSGSVALAGIQSLIYSVSAPAGWQLIGHTPTELVSAHSDELCAYRPGDYLGYFPVSDGEWSGYEGLTMEDCRVERD is encoded by the coding sequence ATGGAGAGCGGAGTCCTGATCACCTCACAGGGCGACGCCGCCGTCAGGGTGCGATTCACCGATGACGACGCGGAACAACGGTGGAGAAACGTCAGGCGGCTGGTCGCGAACCTCGACGAGGTGCGACTTCCCGCGATCACCGGCGTCGCCGCCACCTACGACTCGGCGCTGGTGGAATTCGACAGTCTGAGCATACGGCTGGAAGAACTCGAAGCGCTCCTGCGGTATGTGAGCACTCGAAGCTCCGCCTCCCCCGAGTCCACACGCGAGCCCCGGTACTTCCGGGTTCCCGTCCGGTACGGCGGCGAGCACGGCCCCGATCTCGCTTTCGTGGCACAACGGCTGGGCAAGACCGAGGAAGAACTGGTCGCGCTGCACAGTGGAACGTGGTATCTGATCCGCTGTTACGGCGCGCCTGCGGCATCGCCCATGATGGACGGACTGAGCGGCGACATTTCCGTTCCCCGTCGCGCGGACCCGCGCGTGCGGGTTCCCAGTGGTTCGGTCGCGCTGGCCGGTATCCAGTCGCTGATCTACTCGGTGAGCGCTCCCGCGGGCTGGCAGCTCATCGGGCACACCCCCACCGAACTGGTTTCCGCCCACAGCGACGAGTTGTGCGCCTACCGCCCAGGCGACTACCTGGGCTACTTCCCGGTCAGCGACGGCGAGTGGTCCGGGTACGAAGGGCTGACCATGGAGGACTGCCGTGTCGAGCGGGACTAG
- a CDS encoding putative hydro-lyase, with amino-acid sequence MNLETWRSFTPEQARTTIRNGHTGTTSGWSDGWAQANLLAVPREQAFDLMLFAQRNPKPCPLLDVFDPGARSSSRFKGDITTDVPAYRIYERGTLVAEETDVSGLWRDDLVAFLFGCSFSFERALIEAGIDMRHNAAGTTVPMYRTTIDCEPAGMFASSTVVSMRGVPADRVPDTVRICARYPAVHGAPVHVGDPGLIGITDLDKPDWGDPPVLREGDVPVFWACGVTPQAMVMQSRPEFAIAHAPGRMAITDIRESELITP; translated from the coding sequence ATGAACCTCGAAACGTGGCGCTCGTTCACTCCGGAGCAGGCTCGGACGACGATCCGCAATGGACACACCGGCACGACGTCGGGCTGGAGCGACGGATGGGCGCAGGCCAACCTGCTGGCCGTCCCCCGAGAGCAGGCTTTCGACCTCATGCTCTTCGCGCAGCGGAACCCGAAACCGTGCCCGTTGCTCGACGTCTTCGATCCGGGAGCCAGGAGCAGCAGCCGGTTCAAGGGCGACATCACCACGGATGTTCCCGCATACCGGATCTACGAGCGGGGAACACTGGTCGCCGAGGAAACGGACGTCTCGGGGCTCTGGCGCGACGACCTCGTCGCGTTCCTTTTCGGATGTTCCTTCAGCTTCGAGCGGGCACTGATCGAAGCCGGTATCGACATGCGGCACAACGCGGCTGGCACCACCGTGCCGATGTACCGGACCACGATCGACTGCGAGCCCGCCGGCATGTTCGCGTCCTCCACCGTCGTTTCCATGCGCGGTGTTCCAGCCGATCGCGTCCCCGACACCGTGCGGATCTGCGCGCGTTACCCTGCCGTGCACGGCGCGCCGGTTCACGTCGGGGACCCCGGCCTGATCGGGATCACGGATCTGGACAAGCCGGATTGGGGTGACCCGCCGGTCCTGCGAGAAGGAGACGTGCCGGTCTTCTGGGCCTGCGGGGTGACGCCTCAGGCCATGGTCATGCAATCGCGTCCGGAGTTCGCGATCGCGCACGCGCCTGGGAGGATGGCCATCACCGACATTCGCGAGTCGGAACTGATCACGCCATGA
- a CDS encoding NRAMP family divalent metal transporter, producing the protein MSDVEPHETTTPAASSTSPKAKPVSRLVPFFGAIALMATSAIGPGFLTQTATFTQQLGAAFSFGILISILLDLAIQMNVWRVVGVSGLRAQELAQRVLPGLGIVLSVIVFVCGFIANMGNVAGAGLGLNVLFGLDPRWGAVITTVLALVIFVNRYFVSIMDRTTIPLGLIMLALTLFVAIVSSPPVDQAALQTVLPDQINILAITTIVGGTVGGYITYAGAHKLLASGISGPGRVREIARTSALGVIATGVMRWLLFLAVLGVVSTGAVLDVTDNPAGDAFQAAAGDIGFKIFGVVLWAAAMTSVIGASFTSVSFISTYSRHLREREGIAVGAFVVACCTVFLLAGQAPVTVLVFSGGFNGLVLPLGFSVTMWIAWRRRDLLRGYRYPRWLIVVGVLGLALSWVLAVLAFEPVFALLQ; encoded by the coding sequence ATGAGTGACGTCGAGCCCCACGAGACGACCACTCCGGCCGCGTCGTCCACATCGCCGAAGGCGAAGCCGGTCAGTCGCCTCGTCCCGTTCTTCGGGGCCATCGCCCTGATGGCGACGAGCGCCATCGGACCGGGATTCCTGACCCAGACGGCGACCTTCACCCAGCAGCTCGGCGCCGCGTTCTCGTTCGGAATCCTGATCTCGATCCTGCTGGACCTCGCGATCCAGATGAACGTGTGGCGGGTGGTCGGTGTTTCCGGCCTCCGCGCGCAGGAACTGGCCCAGCGGGTGCTTCCGGGACTCGGCATCGTGCTGAGCGTCATCGTGTTCGTGTGCGGCTTCATCGCCAACATGGGCAACGTCGCCGGGGCCGGGCTCGGGCTCAATGTCCTCTTCGGACTTGATCCCCGCTGGGGAGCGGTCATCACGACCGTTCTGGCGCTGGTCATCTTCGTCAACCGCTACTTCGTGTCCATCATGGACCGGACGACCATTCCGCTCGGGCTGATCATGCTGGCCCTGACGTTGTTCGTGGCGATCGTCAGTTCGCCGCCGGTCGATCAAGCGGCGTTGCAGACGGTCCTTCCCGATCAGATCAACATCCTTGCCATCACGACGATCGTCGGCGGAACCGTCGGTGGTTACATCACCTATGCCGGTGCGCACAAGCTGCTGGCCAGCGGGATCTCCGGGCCGGGCAGGGTGCGCGAAATCGCCCGCACCTCGGCGCTCGGCGTCATCGCGACCGGCGTCATGCGCTGGTTGCTGTTCCTCGCCGTGCTGGGTGTCGTGTCCACCGGAGCGGTACTCGACGTCACCGACAACCCCGCCGGTGACGCCTTCCAGGCGGCGGCAGGCGACATCGGGTTCAAGATCTTCGGTGTCGTGCTCTGGGCCGCGGCGATGACCTCGGTGATCGGCGCGTCCTTCACCTCGGTCTCGTTCATCTCGACCTATTCCCGGCACCTGAGGGAACGCGAGGGCATCGCGGTCGGGGCGTTCGTCGTGGCCTGCTGCACGGTGTTCCTGCTCGCCGGTCAGGCTCCGGTCACGGTGCTCGTCTTCTCCGGCGGCTTCAACGGTCTCGTACTCCCCCTCGGGTTCTCGGTGACCATGTGGATCGCGTGGCGCAGGCGCGACCTTCTGAGGGGTTACCGTTATCCGAGGTGGCTCATCGTCGTGGGAGTACTGGGCCTCGCGCTGTCCTGGGTGCTCGCGGTGCTGGCGTTCGAGCCCGTCTTCGCCCTGCTGCAATAG
- a CDS encoding LamB/YcsF family protein: MSRSIDLIADLGEGFGAWTMTEDDALTRIVTSANVACGFHAGDPSTIRDTVALCLDRGVAVGAHPSFPDLRGFGRRPIELPLPDLEADVLYQLGALDAFLRPHGRRLHHVTPHGSLGNMTAVREDYARAVARAVRAFDPQLTVAYQESWMTRAAEEEGLPVARIGFADRGYADDGTLVARSLPGAFVTDPGEVAARAVRMATEGVVTSVTGTPLPMSCDSILLHGDSPAAVSVATTVRQRLESEGVRVAAWSGHEIQSSALPAEGIAHE; this comes from the coding sequence ATGTCGAGGTCCATCGATCTCATTGCCGACCTCGGCGAGGGGTTCGGCGCATGGACGATGACAGAGGATGACGCGTTGACGCGCATTGTCACCTCGGCCAACGTCGCATGTGGATTCCACGCGGGTGACCCCTCGACCATCAGGGACACCGTCGCGCTGTGTCTCGATCGTGGTGTCGCCGTCGGTGCCCATCCGAGCTTCCCCGACCTGCGGGGGTTCGGCAGACGCCCGATCGAGCTACCGCTTCCCGACCTCGAAGCCGACGTCCTGTACCAGCTGGGCGCTCTCGACGCCTTCCTCCGGCCGCACGGCCGCCGCCTTCACCACGTGACCCCGCACGGCAGCCTCGGCAACATGACCGCGGTTCGTGAGGACTATGCGCGCGCCGTCGCCCGCGCGGTCAGGGCCTTCGACCCCCAGCTCACGGTTGCCTACCAGGAAAGCTGGATGACAAGGGCCGCCGAGGAAGAAGGGCTGCCGGTCGCGCGGATAGGCTTCGCCGACCGGGGCTACGCCGACGACGGCACACTCGTCGCCAGGTCCCTGCCCGGCGCCTTCGTGACCGACCCTGGCGAGGTCGCCGCGCGTGCCGTGCGGATGGCCACCGAGGGCGTCGTCACCAGCGTGACGGGCACTCCCCTGCCTATGTCCTGTGACTCCATCTTGCTCCACGGCGACAGCCCAGCCGCCGTATCCGTGGCCACCACCGTCCGGCAACGCCTCGAATCCGAGGGCGTGCGTGTCGCCGCGTGGTCAGGTCACGAGATTCAATCCTCCGCTCTTCCCGCAGAAGGGATCGCTCATGAGTGA
- a CDS encoding GntR family transcriptional regulator — translation MRTPAPLGPVSTRGIAAEAAHMIREAIMNGTFRPGEELREGALAESLAVSRGSVREGLSILEREGIIRTGWHRPAMVIPASRDHAGNLYRLRAGLDRIAAQGATEKARRDGVSAALEGLRSAVTNEAARSEVVRADLEFHDAVYAMADNDPLTSAWQAIRSQIRLYQLLRGTEPEKGYDRSLVSEHAEYAKILTSGDVEAAGRYAELHVESALEGLLGRLGD, via the coding sequence ATGCGCACGCCAGCTCCGCTCGGGCCCGTCAGCACCCGCGGTATCGCGGCCGAAGCCGCCCACATGATTCGCGAGGCGATCATGAACGGGACCTTCCGCCCCGGCGAGGAACTCAGGGAGGGCGCGCTGGCCGAATCGCTGGCCGTCAGCCGCGGCTCCGTCCGGGAAGGACTGTCCATTCTGGAACGCGAGGGGATCATCCGCACCGGCTGGCACCGGCCGGCCATGGTAATTCCCGCTTCCCGCGACCATGCGGGGAACCTCTACCGGCTGCGCGCGGGCCTCGACCGCATCGCGGCACAGGGCGCCACCGAGAAGGCGCGGCGCGACGGCGTCTCCGCCGCACTGGAGGGACTGCGCTCCGCGGTCACCAACGAAGCGGCGCGCAGCGAGGTGGTGCGAGCCGACCTCGAATTCCACGACGCCGTGTACGCCATGGCCGACAACGACCCGCTGACCAGCGCATGGCAGGCCATCCGCTCCCAGATCCGCCTGTACCAGCTTCTGCGCGGCACCGAACCCGAGAAGGGGTACGACCGCTCGCTGGTCAGCGAGCACGCGGAGTACGCGAAGATCCTGACCTCGGGCGACGTGGAAGCCGCCGGCCGCTACGCCGAGCTGCACGTGGAGTCGGCGCTCGAAGGTCTGCTTGGCCGCCTGGGCGATTGA